The Malus sylvestris chromosome 12, drMalSylv7.2, whole genome shotgun sequence genome contains a region encoding:
- the LOC126592699 gene encoding FBD-associated F-box protein At5g18780-like isoform X4 — protein METCRASKSSEKVPRVSLEFRVDRLSSLPDDITHRILSLLQFGDLSRFGSLSKRCRELHLSTPSFRLDLSKVDISTCDKWSNSVDRFLDHRGKSRILHFGIRFDVREHIFGNETPCICEGVGRRFISWIENALRCKVEILDLDISRIHLANGVGDITIESSSLKSFSISSNSWTVRRLKIIGHKLKDVRIDWRSEWCTTVSIFASDIKNLEWDGITVNHQLGTLERAELSLADVIRRDLSPDVKAVDFLTSVHRVKALTLNHNTIKALFKKGIPPLENVFDFSMKIGNFSIELVLALVPILRAMPNLTILDVKSSTPPRCLLNECSGLTMEYWRSSKLPFLSQLKDVTVDLNRHFYGSNQIEFIRFILEDAQSLRKMVIIYPLRLGKGHLKKLTESEKISNAHVVYRRFK, from the exons ATGGAGACTTGTAGGGCAAGTAAGAGTAGTGAAAAAGTTCCGAGAGTTAGTCTAGAGTTTAGGGTGGATAGGCTGAGTAGTCTTCCAGACGACATTACTCATAGAATCCTTTCGTTGCTTCAATTTGGAGACCTCTCTCGCTTTGGGAGTTTATCCAAACGCTGCAGGGAGCTCCATTTGTCAACTCCCAGTTTCAGATTGGATTTGTCCAAAGTTGATATATCAACTTGTGATAAGTGGTCAAATTCTGTGGATAGGTTCTTAGACCATCGTGGGAAGAGCAGAATCCTTCACTTTGGTATTAGATTCGACGTCCGTGAACATATTTTTGGAAATGAAACCCCATGCATTTGTGAGGGGGTAGGACGTCGGTTTATTTCGTGGATCGAAAATGCTTTAAGGTGCAAGGTTGAAATACTTGACCTTGATATCAGTAGGATCCATCTAGCGAATGGGGTAGGTGATATCACCATTGAGAGCTCATCACTAAAATCATTTAGTATTTCGAGCAACAGTTGGACAGTTCGTCGACTGAAAATCATCGGTCATAAGCTTAAAGATGTACGCATAGATTGGCGTTCGGAGTGGTGTACAACAGTAAGCATATTTGCTTCAGATATTAAGAATTTGGAGTGGGATGGGATTACTGTCAACCACCAGCTCGGGACCTTAGAAAGGGCCGAGCTTTCTTTGGCCGATGTCATACGTAGAGATCTGTCACCTGATGTGAAGGCAGTTGACTTCCTTACCAGCGTGCACCGGGTTAAAGCTTTAACTCTAAATCACAATACCATCAAG GCTTTGTTTAAGAAAGGAATACCACCTTTAGAGAACGTTTTTGATTTCTCTATGAAAATTGGAAACTTTAGTATTGAATTGGTGTTGGCATTGGTCCCTATTCTTAGGGCAATGCCTAATTTAACTATCTTGGACGTGAAGTCTTCGACGCCGCCCCGTTGCCTTCTAAATGAA TGTTCAGGTCTTACTATGGAATACTGGAGGTCAAGCAAGCTTCCTTTCCTGTCTCAGCTTAAGGACGTAACCGTAGACCTTAATCGACACTTCTACGGGTCCAACCAAATCGAGTTCATAAGGTTTATCCTTGAGGATGCTCAAAGCCTGAGGAAAATGGTGATTATTTATCCATTACGCCTTGGAAAGGGGCATCTCAAGAAGTTGACTGAAAGCGAGAAGATTTCCAATGCTCATGTAGTCTATCGCAGGTTCAAGTAA